From the genome of Halorussus caseinilyticus, one region includes:
- a CDS encoding H/ACA ribonucleoprotein complex subunit GAR1 encodes MQKLGDVVRTAQGLAVVRCPDDEPPDVGTEAVNEQLNAVGRVVDVFGPVSRPYVAVSPDEGVALAPLLGSKLYAR; translated from the coding sequence ATGCAGAAACTCGGCGATGTCGTCCGGACCGCCCAAGGTCTCGCCGTCGTCCGGTGTCCCGACGACGAACCCCCGGACGTGGGCACCGAGGCGGTGAACGAACAACTGAACGCCGTGGGCCGGGTCGTGGACGTGTTCGGCCCGGTTTCGCGCCCCTACGTCGCCGTCTCGCCGGACGAGGGGGTCGCGCTCGCGCCGCTACTCGGGTCGAAACTCTACGCGCGGTAG
- a CDS encoding presenilin family intramembrane aspartyl protease PSH, with amino-acid sequence METRTRAFAALGLTVGMFLLVQLGALALVEPFQQAGYQQVENPSDPTNSLVYVGAVLVLTGVMLLIIKFDVQWLLRGALIFTSGLLSWYVFSVVVPDWVVVEAGGAPLNVVALAAAGVVALALAVHPEWYVIDAAGVLMGAGAAGLFGISFGLLPAILLLTVLAVYDAISVYGTEHMLTLASGVMDLKIPVILVIPMSLSYSFLDDEGMADDAGGEPDASAADGGEPAADADGTPETDAEAERPEMGERDVFFIGLGDAVMPTVMVASAAFFAPAEPLVSGLALNLPALTSMIGTIAGLLVLLWMVMKGRAHAGLPLLNGGAIGGYLVGALASGMTLVQALGL; translated from the coding sequence ATGGAGACTCGAACGCGTGCGTTCGCGGCCCTCGGGTTGACCGTCGGGATGTTTCTGTTGGTCCAACTCGGCGCGCTGGCGCTGGTCGAGCCGTTTCAGCAGGCGGGCTACCAGCAGGTAGAGAACCCCTCCGACCCGACGAACAGTCTGGTGTACGTCGGGGCGGTGCTGGTCCTGACCGGAGTGATGCTCCTCATCATCAAATTCGACGTGCAGTGGTTGCTCCGCGGTGCGCTCATCTTCACCAGCGGACTGCTCTCGTGGTACGTCTTCTCGGTCGTGGTACCCGACTGGGTGGTCGTGGAGGCGGGAGGCGCACCCCTCAACGTGGTCGCGCTGGCCGCCGCGGGCGTCGTCGCGTTGGCGCTTGCGGTCCACCCCGAGTGGTACGTCATCGACGCCGCGGGCGTCCTGATGGGCGCTGGCGCGGCGGGACTGTTCGGCATCAGTTTCGGCCTGCTCCCGGCAATCCTGCTGTTGACGGTGCTGGCGGTGTACGACGCCATCAGCGTCTACGGCACCGAACACATGCTGACGCTGGCCTCGGGCGTGATGGACCTCAAAATTCCGGTCATCCTCGTGATTCCGATGAGCCTCTCGTACTCGTTTCTCGACGACGAGGGGATGGCCGACGACGCGGGCGGCGAACCGGACGCCAGTGCCGCCGACGGCGGAGAACCGGCGGCGGACGCCGATGGGACTCCGGAGACGGACGCGGAGGCCGAGCGCCCAGAGATGGGCGAGCGCGACGTGTTCTTCATCGGTCTCGGCGACGCCGTGATGCCGACGGTGATGGTCGCCAGCGCCGCGTTCTTCGCGCCCGCCGAACCGCTGGTCTCGGGTCTCGCACTGAACCTGCCCGCGTTGACCTCGATGATTGGTACCATCGCGGGCCTGCTGGTCCTGCTCTGGATGGTGATGAAGGGTCGGGCGCACGCGGGACTCCCGCTTCTGAACGGCGGCGCGATTGGCGGGTATCTGGTCGGTGCGCTGGCGAGCGGGATGACGTTGGTGCAGGCGTTGGGACTGTAA
- a CDS encoding ornithine cyclodeaminase family protein, with amino-acid sequence MTDAVFLTSEEISGLATPAEYVEAVREGYRQRGEGAPARPRAKLTNEEPPGMLTDYSAVLPETGAMGGYMYAAGFGETDAWFVAPLFDAESGEPLALLDGASMNPFKTGAAGAVGVDALAREDAETLAVIGAGSQARGQLRATATVRDLESVWVYSPTKESREAFAGEMNEQLDPSVAAVASSAAAVEEADIVITATTASEPVFDGDLLAGGTHVTAMGQYHPNKRELDATTVERAKYVPDLRERVTQDAGSFIAARDEGVVSEDHVHAELGEVVAGQAPGRESDDEITVFDSGGTGIETVAAAHMLYEKATEDGLGSDISLAPASEALTGK; translated from the coding sequence ATGACGGACGCAGTGTTTCTGACGAGCGAGGAGATTTCCGGATTGGCGACGCCCGCGGAGTACGTCGAGGCGGTCCGCGAGGGCTACCGCCAGCGCGGGGAGGGCGCTCCGGCCCGACCCCGTGCGAAACTCACCAACGAGGAACCGCCGGGGATGCTCACCGACTACTCGGCGGTCCTGCCCGAGACCGGCGCGATGGGCGGGTACATGTACGCCGCCGGGTTCGGCGAGACGGACGCGTGGTTCGTCGCGCCGCTGTTCGACGCCGAGTCTGGCGAACCGCTCGCGCTCCTCGACGGCGCGAGCATGAACCCCTTCAAGACCGGCGCGGCGGGCGCGGTGGGCGTGGACGCGCTTGCCCGCGAGGACGCCGAGACGCTCGCGGTCATCGGCGCTGGTTCGCAGGCCCGCGGGCAACTCCGCGCGACGGCGACGGTCCGGGACCTCGAAAGCGTCTGGGTCTACTCGCCCACCAAGGAGAGTCGGGAGGCGTTCGCTGGCGAGATGAACGAGCAGTTGGACCCCTCGGTCGCCGCCGTCGCCTCCAGCGCCGCCGCAGTCGAGGAGGCCGACATCGTGATTACCGCCACGACCGCGAGCGAACCCGTCTTCGACGGCGACCTGCTCGCGGGCGGCACCCACGTCACCGCGATGGGTCAGTACCACCCAAACAAGCGCGAACTCGACGCCACGACCGTCGAGCGCGCGAAGTACGTCCCCGACCTCCGCGAGCGAGTCACGCAGGACGCCGGGTCGTTCATCGCGGCGCGCGACGAGGGCGTAGTCTCGGAGGACCACGTTCACGCCGAACTCGGCGAAGTCGTCGCCGGGCAAGCGCCGGGCCGCGAGTCCGACGACGAAATCACGGTCTTCGACAGCGGCGGCACCGGCATCGAGACGGTGGCCGCGGCCCACATGCTCTACGAGAAGGCGACCGAGGACGGACTCGGGTCGGACATCTCGCTCGCACCGGCGAGCGAGGCGCTCACGGGGAAGTAG